In Drosophila ananassae strain 14024-0371.13 chromosome 3R, ASM1763931v2, whole genome shotgun sequence, the DNA window GGTCGTttctgatgaaattttttaaaagtagaCCTGAAAACCTTGCTCGAATAAAAGTACTAAGCCGAACGGCTGTTGGGCGCAAATATTAttgtgaagtgaagtgaatttGAAAGTAACTATGCCGCCGAAAACCAGTGGAAAGGCAGCCAAGAAGGCTGGCAAAGCTCAGAAAAATATAACCAAGAAtgataagaagaagaagcgcaagaggaagaggaagaggacaAGGTTCTGAAGCAGGTTCACCCTGACACTGGAATTTCGTCTAAAGCTATGAGTATAATGAACAGCTTCGTAAACGATATCTTTGAGCGTATTGCTGCTGAGGCTTCGCGTCTGGCTCATTACAACAAGCGCTCGACCATCACCAGTCGGGAAATCCAAACGGCTGTTCGTCTTCTCCTGCCTGGAGAGTTGGCCAAGCATGCCGTTAGTGAAGGAACCAAGGCTGTCACTAAGTATACAAGCTCCAAGTAGATTGCTCGCTTGCTGGGCAGAATGATCCAAAAAGGCCCTTTTCAGGGCCACAACATCATTTTATCAAAGAAcaccaaatttttaatagaagacaataaaataatttcttattaattcttaaagaaacaccattttttaagaaacacattagtaaataaataaacatcttAACCTTACCTTACCtaccatagtagacttttattatttttattattattagttatACCTTCATAAACAAACGAGTAGAATGATGCTGGGCGTCGTTTTTCTATATTACATTAaataattgatattttttatgtacagGCGTACATTGCATAGGCATGcaaccaaattttcaaattttctattGCAATTTCGAATCcagtattgtttttaagatactctccaaaaaagtcaagttgaaaaaaattgataatttctttctctttaaaaCATATCTTGTAGCCCTGAAAAGGgcttgtttaatttaattttagatttcGAAATCTAAAATTTCGATTGCAAACATGTGCAATTTTAATGCACattattacaatttatttttttgctgccgtGGTCTTAGCTTTTGGCTTCTTTGCGGTAGCAGGAGCAGCGGCTTTCTTCACAGTCTTTTTGGGCTTAGCAGATGCAGCTGGTTTAGCCTTTGGGGCTTTAGCTGCCTTTGGTTTGGCTGATGATGGCTTCACCTTTGATGCTACTGCTTTTGCCTTAACGTTACCAGATTTCTTAGCGTCCTTTGCCTTGGCCTTCTCggtctttttcttttcagcgGTCTTCTTAGTAGCCACggcttttttagttttgggcTTCTTGTCGGCAGCTCCGGCGGCCTTTTTAGTGGTGGCTCCGGTCTTCTTGGTGGATACCTTcttggttttagtttttttctcaACAGAAGAAGGCTTTGGCTTGGGCTCCTTCTTGGCAGAAGCTGACAGTTTAAACGAACCAGAAGCACCCTTTCCCTTCGTCTGGATCAGCTTACCGTTGGCAACGGCAGACTTCAGGTACTTCTTGATGAAAGGAGCCAGCTTCTGAGCATCGCATTTGTACGTGGCAGTAATGTACTTCTTGATTGCTAGGAGGGACGAGCCCCCACGCTCCTTCAAATTCTTTATTGAAGCGTCTACCATTTGTTGAGTTGGCGGATGCGATGGTGGTGCAGTGGTCTTCTTCGCCTTTGTGGCAGCGGAGCCCGTTGCCTTTTTGGCTGTTACTTTCTTCTCAACCGGTGCAGGTGGAGCTGCCACAGGAGACGCGGATGTAGCTACTGCTGAATcggacatttttaaatttttattcacagaaataaacttttttttatgcaaaaaatagcCCGCGACCCCACATCCAAAGTCCCTTGCTCggatgagaatcgaggaggagagcAGTTTGACTATGTATTTGGCACAGTTCATTTGTGTTACAAATGTTTTTTCGAAGggtgtaattattttttactatttcattcttaaaatgatataatgttgatttttttaaattgcgttttattcttaaatattcaaaatttaataaaaacttttttcaattgCCGTATATAGATCGGTTGCTTTTTATTGAGTACTCGAAAGTGCACGTTTACgttaatatcttaaatattttacattaaaacatcgttaaaaatataaaatgattGTATTATTGTTGATATACAAATGAATGTTATAAATTGAACTTTCAACTACCAGTTatgcaaataataattatatttttatataatactcATACTTAAATATAGCTTTTAAAATGACCCTTTCCTGGATAAAATGTGCGCTTTCATTTGACATAAAGAAACTGTTTTGGtactaaaaaatatagtttttctaaaagaatataattttaaattgttttgttttttctaatAAATCTTCTCTATTTTACATTCTGGAagtaattcatattttttatatttggctaTGTATACCAGTGAAAGTCTCACATTGAACTATAATTACCAGTTATAATAGCCTTCAAAAAATAACCTTTACTTTAGTTTtcacttaataaataataatcttctaatataatacaaactcttagttaattttaaaatgcataatagaaatttgtatattaaataatatcatttcttataaaattttaattttttttgtttgacatattttaagtttttctttatatatttaccAATTTATGACTTAAACAGCTAAATGCTAATATTAATATTCTGTAAAGAGTgctctaaataaaaacatatatatattttgctatacatttattaaatatatttttctttgccttccaaatctaaaaactaattcttttGGGTTATATATCAATAGGTACTCAaatctcattgaaaataacattgtggtcctgaaaaggaccgatttttttttaaatatatgggCTTCCAATTgacaattattcaatttaagcGCGCTCTCCACGGATACGACGAGCCAGCTGGATGTCTTTGGGCATAATAGTAACGCGCTTGGCATGAATGGCGCACAAATTGGTATCTTCAAACAGACCAACCAGATAGGCTTCGCTAGCTTCCTGCAAAGCCATCACAGCCGAGCTCTGGAAGCGCAAATCTGTCTTGAAGTCCTGAGCTATTTCACGCACCAACCGCTGGAATGGCAGCTTGCGGATCAACAACTCGGTACTCTTCTGGTAGCGACGGATTTCACGGAGAGCCACAGTTCCGGGACGATAGCGATGGGGCTTCTTTACTCCTCCGGTGGCTGGAGCACTCTTCCGTGCGGCCTTTGTAGCCAGTTGTTTGCGTGGCGCCTTGCCACCAGTCGATTTACGAGCAGTCTGCTTTGTACGAGCCATTTTAATTTCCAAATTCACTGTTCTCTTCGCGCCtctaaaaacacaataaacgtGCTGCCCGTTGCGCTACCTCTTTATATACCAGAAACGCCGAGGGTTGAAAAGAGGGAGATAGAACAACATGCCATTTCGATCAATCGGGTTTCGGAAGAGCGAGAAAAATATATCGCTCGGAACTCTTCGTATTCTCATTGAATCGGTATAAAGAGCAGCGCACCGATCTGACAAAATTAGTTCTTCAGTGACTTTCGTGCAGTGTgttaatataaaaagaaaaagattgaAAAATGACTGGTCGTGGTAAAGGTGGCAAGGGCTTGGGAAAAGGTGGCGCCAAGCGTCATCGCAAAGTCTTGCGTGATAACATCCAGGGTATTACAAAGCCAGCTATTCGCCGTTTGGCTCGTCGTGGCGGTGTGAAGCGCATCTCTGGTCTTATCTACGAGGAAACTCGTGGAGTCCTGAAAGTGTTCTTGGAGAACGTTATTCGTGACGCCGTCACCTACACCGAACACGCCAAAAGGAAGACAGTGACGGCCATGGATGTTGTTTATGCTCTGAAGAGACAGGGACGCACTCTATACGGCTTCGGcggttaaaattatttttgtacagcctGTACTTCAACTATACAATCGGTCCTTTTCAGGACCACAAtttcttgaacaaaaaaagagaataaaatttgaaatagtACCGTAATGATCGATCGTAGCCTTAGAAACtagatataatttattataattcagAAAGCAGAATTTTACTTAATTTAGAAACGAAATAAACGGTATACTACTAGAaactacatttttgtttttacatacatatatgcacaCACAATAATCACACTCTTCACACAAGctctatatgtatattattgaaaattcttgaatgattttaagtgaaatttaCATTCAACGtggttttctttcattttatttcaatcaTTCATAATAGCGACAAAAATGTTTTCGCTTTTATTCTTGttaatatattgtttatacattttgttattgtaatgTAAACTAGTGCTAATCttgtagttgaaaatttatattcttttgaaaaagtgtGGTCGTCCTGAAAAGGACGTTTGGGTTTATAAATGTGTTTATGTACAAGTATTCTGTATTCAGGGCCGTAATTAAGCGTTTAGGCCTTCTTCTCGGTCTTCTTGGGCAAAAGCACAGCCTGGATGTTGGGCAACACGCCACCCTGAGCTATGGTGACACCAGAGAGCAGCTTGTTCAACTCCTCGTCATTGCGAATAGCCAACTGGAGATGACGGGGAATAATCCTAGTCTTCTTGTTATCACGGGCAGCATTGCCAGCTAACTCGAGAACTTCAGCTGCCAGGTATTCCATAACGGCAGCCAGGTAAACAGGAGCGCCGGCACCAACGCGTTCAGCATAGTTGCCTTTGCGGAGCAGACGGTGAATACGTCCGACGGGGAACTGAAGACCAGCACGATTCGATCGGGACTTTGCCTTTCCCTTCACTTTTCCACCCTTGCCACGAccagacattttttttttactttacgaTAATTCACTTCACACACGAATAATGGTGGCGAACTATGGACCACCAATTTATACTTATGCCTTTATCCCTGCTTTCAGTTGGGGGTAGGTCGTttctgatgaaattttttaaaagtagaCCTGAAAACCTTGCTCGAATAAAAGTACTAAGCCGAACGGCTGTTGGGCGCAAATATTAttgtgaagtgaagtgaatttGAAAGTAACTATGCCGCCGAAAACCAGTGGAAAGGCAGCCAAGAAGGCTGGCAAAGCTCAGAAAAATATAACCAAGAAtgataagaagaagaagcgcaAGAGGAAGGAAAGCTATGCTATTTACATCTACAAGGTTCTGAAGCAGGTTCACCCTGACACTGGAATTTCGTCTAAAGCTATGAGTATAATGAACAGCTTCGTAAACGATATCTTTGAGCGTATTGCTGCTGAGGCTTCGCGTCTGGCTCATTACAACAAGCGCTCGACCATCACCAGTCGGGAAATCCAAACGGCTGTTCGTCTTCTCCTGCCTGGAGAGTTGGCCAAGCATGCCGTTAGTGAAGGAACCAAGGCTGTCACTAAGTATACAAGCTCCAAGTAGATTGCTCGCTTGCTGGGCAGAATGATCCAAAAAGGCCCTTTTCAGGGCCACAACATCATTTTATCAAAGAAcaccaaatttttaatagaagacaataaaataatttcttattaattcttaaagaaacaccattttttaagaaacacattagtaaataaataaacatcttAACCTTACCTTACCtaccatagtagacttttattatttttattattattagttatACCTTCATAAACAAACGAGTAGAATGATGCTGGGCGTCGTTTTTCTATATTACATTAaataattgatattttttatgtacagGCGTACATTGCATAGGCATGcaaccaaattttcaaattttctattGCAATTTCGAATCcagtattgtttttaagatactctccaaaaaagtcaagttgaaaaaaattgataatttctttctctttaaaaCATATCTTGTAGCCCTGAAAAGGgcttgtttaatttaattttagatttcGAAATCTAAAATTTCGATTGCAAACATGTGCAATTTTAATGCACattattacaatttatttttttgctgccgtGGTCTTAGCTTTTGGCTTCTTTGCGGTAGCAGGAGCAGCGGCTTTCTTCACAGTCTTTTTGGGCTTAGCAGATGCAGCTGGTTTAGCCTTTGGGGCTTTAGCTGCCTTTGGTTTGGCTGATGATGGCTTCACCTTTGATGCTACTGCTTTTGCCTTAACGTTACCAGATTTCTTAGCGTCCTTTGCCTTGGCCTTCTCggtctttttcttttcagcgGTCTTCTTAGTAGCCACggcttttttagttttgggcTTCTTGTCGGCAGCTCCGGCGGCCTTTTTAGTGGTGGCTCCGGTCTTCTTGGTGGATACCTTcttggttttagtttttttctcaACAGAAGAAGGCTTTGGCTTGGGCTCCTTCTTGGCAGAAGCTGACAGTTTAAACGAACCAGAAGCACCCTTTCCCTTCGTCTGGATCAGCTTACCGTTGGCAACGGCAGACTTCAGGTACTTCTTGATGAAAGGAGCCAGCTTCTGAGCATCGCATTTGTACGTGGCAGTAATGTACTTCTTGATTGCTAGGAGGGACGAGCCCCCACGCTCCTTCAAATTCTTTATTGAAGCGTCTACCATTTGTTGAGTTGGCGGATGCGATGGTGGTGCAGTGGTCTTCTTCGCCTTTGTGGCAGCGGAGCCCGTTGCCTTTTTGGCTGTTACTTTCTTCTCAACCGGTGCAGGTGGAGCTGCCACAGGAGACGCGGATGTAGCTACTGCTGAATcggacatttttaaatttttattcacagaaataaacttttttttatgcaaaaaatagcCCGCGACCCCACATCCAAAGTCCCTTGCTCggatgagaatcgaggaggagagcAGTTTGACTATGTGTTTGGCACAGTTCATTTGTGTTACAAATGTTTTTTCGAAGggtgtaattattttttactatttcattcttaaaatgatataatgttgatttttttaaattgcgttttattcttaaatattcaaaatttaataaaaacttttttcaattgCCGTATATAGATCGGTTGCTTTTTATTGAGTACTCGAAAGTGCACGTTTACgttaatatcttaaatattttacattaaaacatcgttaaaaatataaaatgattGTATTATTGTTGATATACAAATGAATGTTATAAATTGAACTTTCAACTACCAGTTatgcaaataataattatatttttatataatactcATACTTAAATATAGCTTTTAAAATGACCCTTTCCTGGATAAAATGTGCGCTTTCATTTGACATAAAGAAACTGTTTTGGtactaaaaaatatagtttttctaaaagaatataattttaaattgttttgttttttctaatAAATCTTCTCTATTTTACATTCTGGAagtaattcatattttttatatttggctaTGTATACCAGTGAAAGTCTCACATTGAACTATAATTACCAGTTATAATAGCCTTCAAAAAATAACCTTTACTTTAGTTTtcacttaataaataataatcttctaatataatacaaactcttagttaattttaaaatgcataatagaaatttgtatattaaataatatcatttcttataaaattttaattttttttgtttgacatattttaagtttttctttatatatttaccAATTTATGACTTAAACAGCTAAATGCTAATATTAATATTCTGTAAAGAGTgctctaaataaaaacatatatatattttgctatacatttattaaatatatttttctttgccttccaaatctaaaaactaattcttttGGGTTATATATCAATAGGTACTCAaatctcattgaaaataacattgtggtcctgaaaaggaccgatttttttttaaatatatgggCTTCCAATTgacaattattcaatttaagcGCGCTCTCCACGGATACGACGAGCCAGCTGGATGTCTTTGGGCATAATAGTAACGCGCTTGGCATGAATGGCGCACAAATTGGTATCTTCAAACAGACCAACCAGATAGGCTTCGCTAGCTTCCTGCAAAGCCATCACAGCCGAGCTCTGGAAGCGCAAATCTGTCTTGAAGTCCTGAGCTATTTCACGCACCAACCGCTGGAATGGCAGCTTGCGGATCAACAACTCGGTACTCTTCTGGTAGCGACGGATTTCACGGAGAGCCACAGTTCCGGGACGATAGCGATGGGGCTTCTTTACTCCTCCGGTGGCTGGAGCACTCTTCCGTGCGGCCTTTGTAGCCAGTTGTTTGCGTGGCGCCTTGCCACCAGTCGATTTACGAGCAGTCTGCTTTGTACGAGCCATTTTAATTTCCAAATTCACTGTTCTCTTCGCGCCtctaaaaacacaataaacgtGCTGCCCGTTGCGCTACCTCTTTATATACCAGAAACGCCGAGGGTTGAAAAGAGGGAGATAGAACAACATGCCATTTCGATCAATCGGGTTTCGGAAGAGCGAGAAAAATATATCGCTCGGAACTCTTCGTATTCTCATTGAATCGGTATAAAGAGCAGCGCACCGATCTGACAAAATTAGTTCTTCAGTGACTTTCGTGCAGTGTgttaatataaaaagaaaaagattgaAAAATGACTGGTCGTGGTAAAGGTGGCAAGGGCTTGGGAAAAGGTGGCGCCAAGCGTCATCGCAAAGTCTTGCGTGATAACATCCAGGGTATTACAAAGCCAGCTATTCGCCGTTTGGCTCGTCGTGGCGGTGTGAAGCGCATCTCTGGTCTTATCTACGAGGAAACTCGTGGAGTCCTGAAAGTGTTCTTGGAGAACGTTATTCGTGACGCCGTCACCTACACCGAACACGCCAAAAGGAAGACAGTGACGGCCATGGATGTTGTTTATGCTCTGAAGAGACAGGGACGCACTCTATACGGCTTCGGcggttaaaattatttttgtacagcctGTACTTCAACTATACAATCGGTCCTTTTCAGGACCACAAtttcttgaacaaaaaaagagaataaaatttgaaatagtACCGTAATGATCGATCGTAGCCTTAGAAACtagatataatttattataattcagAAAGCAGAATTTTACTTAATTTAGAAACGAAATAAACGGTATACTACTAGAaactacatttttgtttttacataTATGCACACACAATAATCACACTCTTCACACAAGctctatatgtatattattgaaaattcttgaatgattttaagtgaaatttaCATTCAACGtggttttctttcattttatttcaatcaTTCATAATAGCGACAAAAATGTTTTCGCTTTTATTCTTGttaatatattgtttatacattttgttattgtaatgTAAACTAGTGCTAATCttgtagttgaaaatttatattcttttgaaaaagtgtGGTCGTCCTGAAAAGGACGTTTGGGTTTATAAATGTGTTTATGTACAAGTATTCTGTATTCAGGGCCGTAATTAAGCGTTTAGGCCTTCTTCTCGGTCTTCTTGGGCAAAAGCACAGCCTGGATGTTGGGCAACACGCCACCCTGAGCTATGGTGACACCAGAGAGCAGCTTGTTCAACTCCTCGTCATTGCGAATAGCCAACTGGAGATGACGGGGAATAATCCTAGTCTTCTTGTTATCACGGGCAGCATTGCCAGCTAACTCGAGAACTTCAGCTGCCAGGTATTCCATAACGGCAGCCAGGTAAACAGGAGCGCCGGCACCAACGCGTTCAGCATAGTTGCCTTTGCGGAGCAGACGGTGAATACGTCCGACGGGGAACTGAAGACCAGCACGATTCGATCGGGACTTTGCCTTTCCCTTCACTTTTCCACCCTTGCCACGAccagacatttttttttactttacgaTAATTCACTTCACACACGAATAATGGTGGCGAACTATGGACCACCAATTTATACTTATGCCTTTATCCCTGCTTTCAGTTGGGGGTAGGTCGTttctgatgaaattttttaaaagtagaCCTGAAAACCTTGCTCGAATAAAAGTACTAAGCCGAACGGCTGTTGGGCGCAAATATTAttgtgaagtgaagtgaatttGAAAGTAACTATGCCGCCGAAAACCAGTGGAAAGGCAGCCAAGAAGGCTGGCAAAGCTCAGAAAAATATAACCAAGAAtgataagaagaagaagcgcaAGAGGAAGGAAAGCTATGCTATTTACATCTACAAGGTTCTGAAGCAGGTTCACCCTGACACTGGAATTTCGTCTAAAGCTATGAGTATAATGAACAGCTTCGTAAACGATATCTTTGAGCGTATTGCTGCTGAGGCTTCGCGTCTGGCTCATTACAACAAGCGCTCGACCATCACCAGTCGGGAAATCCAAACGGCTGTTCGTCTTCTCCTGCCTGGAGAGTTGGCCAAGCATGCCGTTAGTGAAGGAACCAAGGCTGTCACTAAGTATACAAGCTCCAAGTAGATTGCTCGCTTGCTGGGCAGAATGATCCAAAAAGGCCCTTTTCAGGGCCACAACATCATTTTATCAAAGAAcaccaaatttttaatagaagacaataaaataatttcttattaattcttaaagaaacaccattttttaagaaacacattagtaaataaataaacatcttAACCTTACCTTACCtaccatagtagacttttattatttttattattattagttatACCTTCATAAACAAACGAGTAGAATGATGCTGGGCGTCGTTTTTCTATATTACATTAaataattgatattttttatgtacagGCGTACATTGCATAGGCATGcaaccaaattttcaaattttctattGCAATTTCGAATCcagtattgtttttaagataCTCTCCTAAAAAGtcaagttgaaaaaaattgataatttctttctctttaaaaCATATCTTGTAGCCCTGAAAAGGgcttgtttaatttaattttagatttcGAAATCTAAAATTTCGATTGCAAACATGTGCAATTTTAATGCACattattacaatttatttttttgctgccgtGGTCTTAGCTTTTGGCTTCTTTGCGGTAGCAGGAGCAGCGGCTTTCTTCACAGTCTTTTTGGGCTTAGCAGATGCAGCTGGTTTAGCCTTTGGGGCTTTAGCTGCCTTTGGTTTGGCTGATGATGGCTTCACCTTTGATGCTACTGCTTTTGCCTTAACGTTACCAGATTTCTTAGCGTCCTTTGCCTTGGCCTTCTCggtctttttcttttcagcgGTCTTCTTAGTAGCCACggcttttttagttttgggcTTCTTGTCGGCAGCTCCGGCGGCCTTTTTAGTGGTGGCTCCGGTCTTCTTGGTGGATACCTTcttggttttagtttttttctcaACAGAAGAAGGCTTTGGCTTGGGCTCCTTCTTGGCAGAAGCTGACAGTTTAAACGAACCAGAAGCACCCTTTCCCTTCGTCTGGATCAGCTTACCGTTGGCAACGGCAGACTTCAGGTACTTCTTGATGAAAGGAGCCAGCTTCTGAGCATCGCATTTGTACGTGGCAGTAATGTACTTCTTGATTGCTAGGAGGGACGAGCCCCCACGCTCCTTCAAATTCTTTATTGAAGCGTCTACCATTTGTTGAGTTGGCGGATGCGATGGTGGTGCAGTGGTCTTCTTCGCCTTTGTGGCAGCGGAGCCCGTTGCCTTTTTGGCTGTTACTTTCTTCTCAACCGGTGCAGGTGGAGCTGCCACAGGAGACGCGGATGTAGCTACTGCTGAATcggacatttttaaatttttattcacagaaataaacttttttttatgcaaaaaatagcCCGCGACCCCACATCCAAAGTCCCTTGCTCggatgagaatcgaggaggagagcAGTTTGACTATGTGTTTGGCACAGTTCATTTGTGTTACAAATGTTTTTTCGAAGggtgtaattattttttactatttcattcttaaaatgatataatgttgatttttttaaattgcgttttattcttaaatattcaaaatttaataaaaacttttttcaattgCCGTATATAGATCGGTTGCTTTTTATTGAGTACTCGAAAGTGCACGTTTACgttaatatcttaaatattttacattaaaacatcgttaaaaatataaaatgattGTATTATTGTTGATATACAAATGAATGTTATAAATTGAACTTTCAACTACCAGTTatgcaaataataattatatttttatataatactcATACTTAAATATAGCTTTTAAAATGACCCTTTCCTGGATAAAATGTGCGCTTTCATTTGACATAAAGAAACTGTTTTGGtactaaaaaatatagtttttctaaaagaatataattttaaattgttttgttttttctaatAAATCTTCTCTATTTTACATTCTGGAagtaattcatattttttatatttggctaTGTATACCAGTGAAAGTCTCACATTGAACTATAATTACCAGTTATAATAGCCTTCAAAAAATAACCTTTACTTTAGTTTtcacttaataaataataatcttctaatataatacaaactcttagttaattttaaaatgcataatagaaatttgtatattaaataatatcatttcttataaaattttaattttttttgtttgacatattttaagtttttctttatatatttaccAATTTATGACTTAAACAGCTAAATGCTAATATTAATATTCTGTAAAGAGTgctctaaataaaaacatatatatattttgctatacatttattaaatatatttttctttgccttccaaatctaaaaactaattcttttGGGTTATATATCAATAGGTACTCAaatctcattgaaaataacattgtggtcctgaaaaggaccgatttttttttaaatatatgggCTTCCAATTgacaattattcaatttaagcGCGCTCTCCACGGATACGACGAGCCAGCTGGATGTCTTTGGGCATAATAGTAACGCGCTTGGCATGAATGGCGCACAAATTGGTATCTTCAAACAGACCAACCAGATAGGCTTCGCTAGCTTCCTGCAAAGCCATCACAGCCGAGCTCTGGAAGCGCAAATCTGTCTTGAAGTCCTGAGCTATTTCACGCACCAACCGCTGGAATGGCAGCTTGCGGATCAACAACTCGGTACTCTTCTGGTAGCGACGGATTTCACGGAGAGCCACAGTTCCGGGACGATAGCGATGGGGCTTCTTTACTCCTCCGGTGGCTGGAGCACTCTTCCGTGCGGCCTTTGTAGCCAGTTGTTTGCGTGGCGCCTTGCCACCAGTCGATTTACGAGCAGTCTGCTTTGTACGAGCCATTTTAATTTCCAAATTCACTGTTCTCTTCGCGCCtctaaaaacacaataaacgtGCTGCCCGTTGCGCTACCTCTTTATATACCAGAAACGCCGAGGGTTGAAAAGAGGGAGATAGAACAACATGCCATTTCGATCAATCGGGTTTCGGAAGAGCGAGAAAAATATATCGCTCGGAACTCTTCGTATTCTCATTGAATCGGTATAAAGAGCAGCGCACCGATCTGACAAAATTAGTTCTTCAGTGACTTTCGTGCAGTGTgttaatataaaaagaaaaagattgaAAAATGACTGGTCGTGGTAAAGGTGGCAAGGGCTTGGGAAAAGGTGGCGCCAAGCGTCATCGCAAAGTCTTGCGTGATAACATCCAGGGTATTACAAAGCCAGCTATTCGCCGTTTGGCTCGTCGTGGCGGTGTGAAGCGCATCTCTGGTCTTATCTACGAGGAAACTCGTGGAGTCCTGAAAGTGTTCTTGGAGAACGTTATTCGTGACGCCGTCACCTACACCGAACACGCCAAAAGGAAGACAGTGACGGCCATGGATGTTGTTTATGCTCTGAAGAGACAGGGACGCACTCTATACGGCTTCGGcggttaaaattatttttgtacagcctGTACTTCAACTATACAATCGGTCCTTTTCAGGACCACAAtttcttgaacaaa includes these proteins:
- the LOC123257477 gene encoding histone H2A; the encoded protein is MSGRGKGGKVKGKAKSRSNRAGLQFPVGRIHRLLRKGNYAERVGAGAPVYLAAVMEYLAAEVLELAGNAARDNKKTRIIPRHLQLAIRNDEELNKLLSGVTIAQGGVLPNIQAVLLPKKTEKKA
- the LOC123257470 gene encoding histone H3 encodes the protein MARTKQTARKSTGGKAPRKQLATKAARKSAPATGGVKKPHRYRPGTVALREIRRYQKSTELLIRKLPFQRLVREIAQDFKTDLRFQSSAVMALQEASEAYLVGLFEDTNLCAIHAKRVTIMPKDIQLARRIRGERA
- the LOC116655980 gene encoding uncharacterized protein LOC116655980, whose amino-acid sequence is MARTKQTARKSTGGKAPRKQLATKAARKSAPATGGVKKPHRYRPGTVALREIRRYQKSTELLIRKLPFQRLVREIAQDFKTDLRFQSSAVMALQEASEAYLVGLFEDTNLCAIHAKRVTIMPKDIQLARRIRGERASVATSASPVAAPPAPVEKKVTAKKATGSAATKAKKTTAPPSHPPTQQMVDASIKNLKERGGSSLLAIKKYITATYKCDAQKLAPFIKKYLKSAVANGKLIQTKGKGASGSFKLSASAKKEPKPKPSSVEKKTKTKKVSTKKTGATTKKAAGAADKKPKTKKAVATKKTAEKKKTEKAKAKDAKKSGNYAERVGAGAPVYLAAVMEYLAAEVLELAGNAARDNKKTRIIPRHLQLAIRNDEELNKLLSGVTIAQGGVLPNIQARNGQHVYCVFRGAKRTVNLEIKMARTKQTARKSTGGKAPRKQLATKAARKSAPATGGVKKPHRYRPGTVALREIRRYQKSTELLIRKLPFQRLVREIAQDFKTDLRFQSSAVMALQEASEAYLVGLFEDTNLCAIHAKRVTIMPKDIQLARRIRGERA
- the LOC123257485 gene encoding histone H4; this encodes MTGRGKGGKGLGKGGAKRHRKVLRDNIQGITKPAIRRLARRGGVKRISGLIYEETRGVLKVFLENVIRDAVTYTEHAKRKTVTAMDVVYALKRQGRTLYGFGG
- the LOC123257467 gene encoding histone H1-like is translated as MSDSAVATSASPVAAPPAPVEKKVTAKKATGSAATKAKKTTAPPSHPPTQQMVDASIKNLKERGGSSLLAIKKYITATYKCDAQKLAPFIKKYLKSAVANGKLIQTKGKGASGSFKLSASAKKEPKPKPSSVEKKTKTKKVSTKKTGATTKKAAGAADKKPKTKKAVATKKTAEKKKTEKAKAKDAKKSGNVKAKAVASKVKPSSAKPKAAKAPKAKPAASAKPKKTVKKAAAPATAKKPKAKTTAAKK
- the LOC123257481 gene encoding histone H2B, coding for MPPKTSGKAAKKAGKAQKNITKNDKKKKRKRKESYAIYIYKVLKQVHPDTGISSKAMSIMNSFVNDIFERIAAEASRLAHYNKRSTITSREIQTAVRLLLPGELAKHAVSEGTKAVTKYTSSK
- the LOC116655992 gene encoding uncharacterized protein LOC116655992 gives rise to the protein MTGRGKGGKGLGKGGAKRHRKVLRDNIQGITKPAIRRLARRGGVKRISGLIYEETRGVLKVFLENVIRDAVTYTEHAKRKTVTAMDVVYALKRQGRTLYGFGGYGKAAKKAGKAQKNITKNDKKKKRKRKESYAIYIYKVLKQVHPDTGISSKAMSIMNSFVNDIFERIAAEASRLAHYNKRSTITSREIQTAVRLLLPGELAKHAKMTGRGKGGKGLGKGGAKRHRKVLRDNIQGITKPAIRRLARRGGVKRISGLIYEETRGVLKVFLENVIRDAVTYTEHAKRKTVTAMDVVYALKRQGRTLYGFGG